The nucleotide sequence TCGTCAAAAAGCGAATGAATCACAAGTGATGCATTTGATTGGTGATGTAAAAGATCGTGACTGTGTCATCGTCGATGACATGGTGGATACTGCAGGTACCTTGTGTAAAGCGGCTGATGCATTGAAACAGTTCGGTGCACGTCGTGTGGTTGCTTATGCAACTCACCCAGTATTGTCTGGTAAAGCACTGGAAAACCTGAAAAATTCTGTGATCGATGAACTGGTTGTGACTGACACCATTCCTCTTTCAGAAGAAGCTCAAGCTCTTGGTAAGATTCGCCAGGTTTCTGTTGCAAGTATGGTTGCAGAAACAATTCGTCGTATTAACAACGAAGAATCTATTAGCGCAATGTTCGATTCTTATCTATAATAGTGCGCTGAATTTCCAAAGCCCTGCCTTTTGGCGGGGCTTTCTATCACCAGACTGGTCGCAAGTCTGGTCAACTTAAACTTAAATAGGATGTCTATCATGGCAAACTTCGTATTAAACGCAGCAGCACGTGATGAAGCTCAACAAGGGAAAGGTGCGAGCCGCCGCCTTCGTCTTCAAAACAAAGTACCTGCTATCATCTATGGCGGTGAAGCTGCTCCTGTAGCTGTAACTCTTGAACTTCGTCAGCTTGTTAAAGCTTTAGAAAGCAATGCTTTCTTCGAAGAAGTTGTTGAAATCAACGTTGACGGTAAAACTGAAAGCGTGAAAATCCAAGCGCTGCAACGTCACCCAGCTAAAAACACTCCAATGCACGCAGACTTCAAACGCGCATAAGTGTTAATGGTGTAAATTAGTGTCAAATATTTCACTGATTGTTGGTTTGGGTAACCCAGGTTCTGAGTATGCCCAAACCCGCCATAATGCAGGCTTCTGGTTTATTGAACGCCTTGCAGACCAATATGGCATTTCCCTCAAAAAAGACCCAAAATTCAATGGATTTAGCGGTCGAGGCAATATCGGAGGCCAAGACGTTCGTCTGCTTCTGCCTACAACATTCATGAACCGTTCCGGTCAAAGTGTTGTGCCTTTTGCCAAATTCTATAATATCGCCCCTGAGTCAATCCTGATTGCTCATGACGAACTGGATATGAACCCTGGTGTCATTCGCCTGAAAACTGGCGGCGGCCATGGTGGTCATAATGGTTTACGCGATATCGTGCCGCATATCGGTCCAAACTTCCATCGCCTGCGCATTGGCATTGGTCACCCAGGTTCTAAAGAACGCGTGACAGGTCATGTATTGGGTAAAGCCCCAAGTAGCGAACAGACCTTGATGGATGATGCGATCGCACATGCTTTATCTCGCATGAAATTACTGGTCAATGGTGAAGTACAGCAGGCCATGAACCAGATTAACGCCTACAAACCAAACTGATCATTCTATAAATTGTTCAACAATCTTTCTTGCCATCTTGTTCATTTCAGAGCAAAATGCGATTGCTCGATTGTTCATCATTTAGCAAGCAAGACTGATTTAACCATAAGATTAAAATCTTAGGTCCACCAAGGAGACGCTAGCCATGCTATCTCGTTTATTAAAAGCTAAAATCCACCGCTGTGTCGTAACACAAGCAGAATTACATTATGAAGGTTCTTGTGCGATCGATGGCATTCTCCTGGATTTGGCAGGTATCCGCGAATATGAAGAAATTCATATGTGGAACGTAACGAATGGTAAGCGTTTTACCACTTACGCCATCCGTGGTGAAGAAGGTTCAGGTATCATTTCTGTTAATGGTGGTGCTGCCCTACAAGCAGACGTGGGTGACATCATGATCATCGCGACTTTCGGCGACTTCACTGAAGCTGAAGCAGATGCCCACAAACCTCGTCTTGTTTATGCAAACCCGGACAATACTGTAAACCACACTGCAAACTGTATTCCAGTTCAGGTGGCTTAAGCGTCGGATCCAAAAAAGCCTGCATCTGCAGGCTTTTTTATTGGCTTTTAAATACCCTAAAAATATTTCTAACTGCCCTTGATCCAATTTGTCTGGCTTTCACAATTCAGGCTGTTTAAATCCTCATCGACTAATCCAGCCAGTAGAACCTGCCCGTCCGGTTTAACCCTTAACTCAGCATATTTGGCATTGCGATAGCAAGACTCCAAACCTTCGGCAAACAGAAAACTATTCGCTGCCGGGTAGAGATTCTGCAGCTGATTGCTCGGATTCTTAAGAACTAGTCGAACTGTGTTCTCTGGATTAGTCTTTAACTGATTCTGGTCAAAACTGGTTTGAATCACTCGACGTTGGGCATCTAGCTGTACATAACTCAAAATCTTAGATTGGTTCTGAATCTGCCTTTCTGAAACTTCTTGCTTTTTATTTCTTGCTCTATTCTCATCCCAAGGATTGCCTTCCCTGAGACCGGCTAAATACAGCTCATAATTCAGCGCCATATAATCGCCTTGCAGCATGGAACGTGGATCAACTGGTGCCAGCTCAATATAAATCGATTGGCTGTTTTGCAAATGATCTTCATGTTTTAGAATCAGCCCTACAAAGATCAGGATGCTGAACAAAACTAAGATAATAGGAAACTGCTTTTTCATATAGTTTCCTCCTGAACAGGATTAATCCTGATCTGCTTTAAGCCATAAACCAGTAACAAGACTATGAGACCGGAAATAAAAATAGTCAGGCTTTTGACAAGGAAGCTGAGTCCCAAGTTGTAATACAACATCCACAGCCAGAAGATCAGCAAGAGAATCAACAACCCTTGGATTAGTGTTTGTTGACTAGACACAGCCCACGACATGAGAACCAAAATAATAAAAATCTCAAAATAGCCCAGCAGGATAAGCAAGACACCAAAAGCAGGAATTAGCCACAGCCATTTTTCTGAAAATTGTGGCAAGTTTTGCCAGATAAAGCTGAGCAATAACAGGCCTGGAAGAAGATAAAACAATAAAATCCGATCCCAGCTAAACTGCCCAATGTCCTGCCAATAATTTAATCCTGTTACAGATTGAACCAGCGCTGAACCGGCCAACATGGCAATCATCCAGAGATAAACACTTTTACAATAACTTGAGACCTGCCAATAAGGTGCAGTCAGAAATAGTAGGATAAAAATCAAATAGTTCAGGCTTAAGGCAAGCGTAATCATCACATCATCATGCTGAAAGGAAGTTTCCAAAGCCAAAACTGCAATTCCCAGTACATGTGCGATCAATAGCTGCAAGGTCAAAATAAACCAGTGCATACGGTTCAGTAGGGTAAAACCCAACATTCCCAGTTGCAGCAGCCAGACCAGCAAGAAACTATCAGTTAATAATTCAGTATGCATTAGGGCAGCCGCTTGTCCACAGACCCACAAGCAATAGGCGAACTGCCGCAGGAAAATTGATGTCTGTTGATTCAGTAATTTCCAGGCGATGCCGATAAATACCAGACCCAAGACAATCGATACTGCTTTCCAATAGGTGAGCAATAGTACTGCCAGAATAATTCCAGCAATCCAGGCACCCAGTGCCAAAGGAATGACGGAAAATTTCGTTTGAGGAAAGATTTTCTTGAGTGCAAAACTAATCAGCGCAAACCAGCCAAAAATCAGCATAGCCAATACAAATAAGCCAGCAGCTGAATTGGTCAACTGATCATCCACCAACTCAAATAGCCATAAACTTAAGCTGGCAGCCAGACCAGCGATGAACAGAATTGTTTCCAGTACCTGATGTTTGCAATAAAAATAAACAGCTGCAGCAATTGGCAGAATCAGTGAGGAAACCAAATACCTTAATTCAAAATGATGGGTAAACTGCATCATGCTACTGATCGAAATAGCGATAATGAATGCAATAAACAGGTAACGAAGTAGCGGGTAATAACGTATGGTAAAAGCAAAGCTAACTGCCGTGAGCAGGTTTAATCCTAGTAAATACAACCCTACTGCCCTTGCCATCCAGAAACTTTGTTTAAAATAGAAATAAAGGGCTAATTGGCTGACGACACAGAGCATGACAAAAATGCCGATATTGGAACGATACAACCATGGCAACAGCAACACCGACCAGAGTAGAAACAACTGATAACTGTCTGCGCCCGTTTGATAAATCTGTCCAATTACAGCCAGAGTTAATCCCAACATCAGCCCAGATACAGCATCCAGACTTTGTCTAAGCCAGTTTCGCTTACTAAACCCTACACTTGCTACCGTACTGCAAAGTAAAATCAGCATCGGTATCGCCAGCTGAACCTGATCCGGCAGCATCCACCAATTCGCCGCAAGCAAATACACAAAACTGACTGCAATCAGTAGCAGTCCTAAAATTTTCAGATAATGTAGCACCTCTGCATG is from Acinetobacter sp. ANC 7912 and encodes:
- the pth gene encoding aminoacyl-tRNA hydrolase, translating into MSNISLIVGLGNPGSEYAQTRHNAGFWFIERLADQYGISLKKDPKFNGFSGRGNIGGQDVRLLLPTTFMNRSGQSVVPFAKFYNIAPESILIAHDELDMNPGVIRLKTGGGHGGHNGLRDIVPHIGPNFHRLRIGIGHPGSKERVTGHVLGKAPSSEQTLMDDAIAHALSRMKLLVNGEVQQAMNQINAYKPN
- the panD gene encoding aspartate 1-decarboxylase, with amino-acid sequence MLSRLLKAKIHRCVVTQAELHYEGSCAIDGILLDLAGIREYEEIHMWNVTNGKRFTTYAIRGEEGSGIISVNGGAALQADVGDIMIIATFGDFTEAEADAHKPRLVYANPDNTVNHTANCIPVQVA
- the rplY gene encoding 50S ribosomal protein L25; protein product: MANFVLNAAARDEAQQGKGASRRLRLQNKVPAIIYGGEAAPVAVTLELRQLVKALESNAFFEEVVEINVDGKTESVKIQALQRHPAKNTPMHADFKRA
- a CDS encoding DUF2157 domain-containing protein, which codes for MKKTERIQNYQFSPLMFCHAEVLHYLKILGLLLIAVSFVYLLAANWWMLPDQVQLAIPMLILLCSTVASVGFSKRNWLRQSLDAVSGLMLGLTLAVIGQIYQTGADSYQLFLLWSVLLLPWLYRSNIGIFVMLCVVSQLALYFYFKQSFWMARAVGLYLLGLNLLTAVSFAFTIRYYPLLRYLFIAFIIAISISSMMQFTHHFELRYLVSSLILPIAAAVYFYCKHQVLETILFIAGLAASLSLWLFELVDDQLTNSAAGLFVLAMLIFGWFALISFALKKIFPQTKFSVIPLALGAWIAGIILAVLLLTYWKAVSIVLGLVFIGIAWKLLNQQTSIFLRQFAYCLWVCGQAAALMHTELLTDSFLLVWLLQLGMLGFTLLNRMHWFILTLQLLIAHVLGIAVLALETSFQHDDVMITLALSLNYLIFILLFLTAPYWQVSSYCKSVYLWMIAMLAGSALVQSVTGLNYWQDIGQFSWDRILLFYLLPGLLLLSFIWQNLPQFSEKWLWLIPAFGVLLILLGYFEIFIILVLMSWAVSSQQTLIQGLLILLLIFWLWMLYYNLGLSFLVKSLTIFISGLIVLLLVYGLKQIRINPVQEETI
- a CDS encoding GDYXXLXY domain-containing protein → MKKQFPIILVLFSILIFVGLILKHEDHLQNSQSIYIELAPVDPRSMLQGDYMALNYELYLAGLREGNPWDENRARNKKQEVSERQIQNQSKILSYVQLDAQRRVIQTSFDQNQLKTNPENTVRLVLKNPSNQLQNLYPAANSFLFAEGLESCYRNAKYAELRVKPDGQVLLAGLVDEDLNSLNCESQTNWIKGS